From the Desulfonatronum thiosulfatophilum genome, one window contains:
- a CDS encoding cold-shock protein yields MSLQGIVKWFSKQKGYGFITPDGQEDGKDVFVHFSAIEGNGFKTLREGAKVSFEIVDGDKGLQASKVQELD; encoded by the coding sequence ATGAGTTTGCAAGGCATCGTCAAGTGGTTCAGCAAGCAGAAAGGTTATGGATTCATCACCCCTGATGGCCAGGAAGACGGCAAAGATGTTTTTGTCCACTTTTCGGCCATTGAAGGTAACGGCTTCAAAACGCTCAGGGAGGGTGCCAAGGTTTCGTTTGAGATCGTCGATGGGGACAAGGGACTGCAGGCCTCGAAAGTTCAGGAACTGGATTAA
- a CDS encoding TVP38/TMEM64 family protein, producing the protein MTETIVAFLQQYGIYAALVSICLNIIATIIGVFPTFFITAANIILFGFWMGAFVSFLGESLGAVTAFLIYRAGFRSSAQKALEGYPRAKALINAQGREAFQLIFLLRLLPFAPAWLSTLGAALGKVSLGLFAAASTLGKIPALLMEAYAVYEVSRFQLPGKIILLLLAVWLAYDVWLRLRRKLRSRPKSSSDQSR; encoded by the coding sequence ATGACTGAAACCATAGTCGCCTTCCTGCAACAATACGGCATATATGCGGCGCTGGTCAGCATTTGCCTGAATATCATCGCCACGATTATCGGAGTTTTTCCGACATTCTTCATCACCGCCGCGAACATTATCCTGTTCGGCTTCTGGATGGGAGCCTTCGTATCCTTTCTGGGCGAATCCCTGGGAGCCGTGACGGCCTTCCTGATTTACCGGGCCGGCTTCCGATCCTCAGCCCAGAAGGCCCTGGAGGGTTATCCAAGAGCCAAGGCCCTGATCAACGCCCAGGGCCGTGAAGCCTTTCAGCTTATCTTTCTCCTGCGACTGCTGCCCTTTGCCCCGGCATGGCTTTCAACTTTGGGCGCGGCTCTGGGCAAGGTTTCCCTCGGGCTTTTCGCAGCAGCCTCCACCCTCGGAAAGATTCCGGCTTTGCTCATGGAGGCGTATGCGGTGTACGAGGTCAGCCGGTTTCAGTTGCCGGGCAAAATAATTCTGCTCCTTCTGGCCGTCTGGCTGGCCTACGACGTCTGGCTACGCCTGCGCAGGAAGCTGCGCTCCCGGCCGAAATCCTCTAGCGATCAATCTCGGTAA
- a CDS encoding aminopeptidase produces MFTEKHLDAYAQVMLWALETARGRKLKAGNIVLLQSDPAAVALSEKIYALLLDRSLQPVVRWNPSVRMEHDFYARGEDRHLTFHPPGTKELLGALHGAIHLRAPESLTHLRDVRPERISMATLARKPLRDILDAREQKKLFGWTLAMLPTEQLALAAGMDVDAYAQQIVNACYLDSDDAVGSWKDVFASVNRIKRWLNSLNPKTLRVESEAMDLEVSVGEQRRWVGLSGHNIPSFEIFLSPDWRGVRGVYFADQLSYRNGNIVEGVRLEFKDGRAVDAQATQGEEFLRSQVAMDEGAARVGEFSLTDKRFSRINAFMANTLFDENFGGPFGNCHLALGSSYVESFSGKVADLDKRRKRSLGFNESALHWDLVNTREKTVTARLGSGKTQVIYENGEFRY; encoded by the coding sequence ATGTTCACTGAAAAACATTTGGACGCCTATGCCCAGGTCATGTTGTGGGCTTTGGAAACGGCCAGAGGACGCAAACTCAAAGCAGGGAACATCGTCCTGCTCCAATCCGATCCCGCTGCCGTCGCCCTTTCCGAAAAGATCTACGCTTTGTTGCTGGATCGGTCTCTTCAGCCGGTGGTCCGCTGGAATCCCAGCGTGCGCATGGAGCACGATTTCTATGCCCGGGGCGAGGACAGGCACCTGACCTTTCACCCGCCGGGCACAAAAGAACTCCTCGGCGCCCTGCATGGGGCCATCCATCTGCGGGCCCCGGAGTCCTTGACTCATCTGCGGGATGTGCGTCCGGAGCGGATCAGCATGGCCACTTTGGCCCGAAAACCGTTGCGGGACATCCTGGATGCGCGCGAGCAAAAGAAACTGTTCGGTTGGACCCTGGCCATGCTGCCCACAGAGCAACTGGCCCTGGCCGCGGGCATGGATGTGGACGCCTATGCGCAACAGATCGTGAACGCCTGCTACCTGGACAGCGACGATGCCGTGGGCAGTTGGAAGGATGTTTTTGCCTCGGTCAATCGGATCAAGCGCTGGCTCAACTCCCTGAATCCGAAAACACTCCGCGTGGAATCGGAAGCGATGGATCTGGAGGTTTCCGTTGGCGAGCAGCGCAGATGGGTCGGGCTGTCCGGCCACAATATACCCAGCTTTGAGATTTTCTTGTCCCCGGACTGGCGGGGAGTGCGTGGAGTCTACTTTGCCGACCAGCTTTCCTATCGCAACGGCAATATCGTGGAAGGCGTCCGCCTGGAGTTCAAGGACGGCAGGGCGGTTGACGCGCAGGCCACGCAGGGCGAGGAATTTCTCCGGTCCCAGGTCGCCATGGACGAAGGCGCCGCCAGGGTCGGTGAATTCTCATTGACGGACAAGCGCTTTTCCAGGATCAACGCCTTCATGGCCAACACCTTGTTTGATGAAAACTTTGGGGGGCCCTTCGGCAACTGCCATCTGGCTCTGGGATCGTCGTATGTTGAATCTTTTTCCGGCAAGGTGGCCGACTTGGACAAACGGCGCAAACGCAGTCTGGGCTTCAACGAGTCCGCGTTGCACTGGGACCTGGTCAACACCCGGGAGAAAACAGTTACGGCACGGCTCGGCTCAGGCAAAACCCAGGTGATCTATGAAAACGGCGAGTTTCGGTATTAG
- a CDS encoding c-type cytochrome, translated as MRKTLLNRTAILMTGLLLVAAIGFGLLRNPELTMHNDQPTQTERGASLFREMDCSDCHSIRAADNGFAPGMKGLFDRDELPSSGRPVTEENIRTQLVDPIDAMPSYADRLTEEEMDHLISFLKTL; from the coding sequence ATGCGCAAGACTTTGTTGAACAGGACGGCCATCCTCATGACAGGCCTGCTGCTTGTCGCGGCCATCGGCTTCGGCCTTCTCCGGAACCCGGAGCTGACGATGCATAACGATCAACCCACTCAGACCGAGCGAGGCGCTTCCCTGTTCAGGGAGATGGACTGTTCCGACTGCCACTCCATTCGCGCCGCCGACAATGGATTCGCCCCCGGCATGAAAGGCCTGTTCGACAGGGATGAACTCCCGAGCAGCGGACGCCCTGTAACCGAAGAGAACATCCGCACCCAGCTCGTGGACCCCATCGACGCCATGCCCTCCTATGCCGACCGCCTGACCGAGGAGGAAATGGATCATCTCATTTCCTTTCTCAAGACCCTCTAA
- the ettA gene encoding energy-dependent translational throttle protein EttA, giving the protein MSTDDKKIIYSMNRVSKFYDKKPILKDISLSYFYGAKIGVLGMNGSGKSTLLKILAGVDQDFQGQTVLAPGHTIGYLEQEPLANENRTVREVVEEGAAESVALLREFEEINAQFAEPMSDDAMDALLARQASVQDKLDALNAWELESRLEMAMDALRCPPSDMPVNLISGGERRRVALCRLLLQQPDILLLDEPTNHLDAESVAWLEHHLHQYPGTIIAVTHDRYFLDNVAGWILELDRGKGIPWKGNYSSWLEQKKERLRREEKSESERQKTLQRELEWIRMSPRARHAKSKARIGAYEQLLSQESERQSRELEIFIPPGPRLGRKVIEAVDLSKAYADRMLLADANFVIPPGAIVGIIGPNGAGKTTLFRMITGQEQPDSGEIALGETVKLAYVDQKRDDLDAEKTVFEMISDGHDMIRLGNREVNARAYLGRFNITGSDQQKKVGLLSGGERNRVHLARLLKDGANVLLLDEPTNDLDVNTMRALEDALLNFAGSVLVISHDRWFLDRIATHIMAFEGDSQVTFFDGNFTEYEEDRRKRLGKDSDVPKRIIYRKFTRG; this is encoded by the coding sequence ATGAGCACCGACGACAAGAAAATCATCTACTCCATGAACAGGGTCAGCAAGTTTTACGACAAGAAACCGATCCTCAAGGATATCTCCTTATCCTATTTCTACGGCGCCAAGATCGGCGTCCTGGGAATGAACGGTTCCGGTAAAAGCACACTGCTCAAAATCCTCGCCGGAGTGGACCAGGACTTTCAGGGTCAGACCGTTCTCGCTCCCGGCCATACCATTGGCTACCTTGAACAGGAGCCCCTGGCCAATGAAAACCGTACGGTACGCGAGGTCGTGGAGGAAGGAGCGGCCGAATCCGTTGCTCTGCTTCGAGAATTCGAGGAGATCAATGCCCAGTTCGCCGAACCCATGAGCGACGATGCCATGGACGCCCTGCTTGCGCGGCAGGCATCAGTCCAGGACAAGCTGGACGCCCTGAATGCATGGGAACTGGAGAGTCGGCTGGAAATGGCCATGGACGCCCTGCGATGCCCTCCTTCGGACATGCCCGTGAATCTTATTTCCGGCGGTGAACGACGCCGGGTGGCCCTGTGCCGCCTGCTTCTGCAGCAGCCCGACATCCTGCTGCTGGACGAGCCCACCAACCACCTGGACGCGGAATCCGTGGCCTGGCTGGAGCACCACCTGCACCAGTATCCCGGAACCATCATCGCCGTAACCCACGACCGTTATTTCCTGGACAATGTGGCCGGATGGATCCTCGAACTGGATCGGGGCAAGGGCATTCCCTGGAAAGGCAACTACTCATCCTGGCTGGAACAGAAAAAGGAACGGCTGCGCCGGGAAGAAAAATCCGAGAGCGAACGGCAAAAAACATTGCAGCGCGAGTTGGAATGGATCCGGATGTCCCCCAGAGCCAGGCACGCCAAGAGCAAGGCTCGTATTGGCGCGTACGAGCAGCTTTTGTCCCAGGAATCGGAAAGGCAGTCCAGGGAACTGGAAATCTTCATCCCGCCCGGTCCCCGACTCGGCCGCAAGGTGATTGAAGCGGTCGATCTGAGCAAGGCCTACGCAGACCGCATGCTTCTGGCGGATGCCAACTTTGTGATTCCCCCTGGAGCCATCGTGGGCATCATCGGCCCCAACGGGGCCGGCAAGACCACCCTGTTCCGGATGATCACCGGACAGGAACAGCCCGATTCGGGGGAGATTGCTCTGGGCGAAACGGTAAAGCTGGCCTATGTGGATCAGAAACGGGACGATCTGGATGCGGAAAAGACCGTCTTCGAGATGATCAGCGACGGCCATGACATGATCCGCCTCGGCAATCGCGAGGTCAACGCCAGGGCCTACCTGGGCCGGTTCAACATTACCGGTTCGGATCAACAAAAAAAGGTTGGCCTGCTTTCCGGCGGCGAGCGGAACCGGGTTCACCTCGCCCGATTGCTCAAGGACGGGGCCAATGTCCTGCTCCTGGACGAACCCACCAACGATTTGGACGTGAACACCATGCGCGCCCTTGAGGACGCTCTGCTGAACTTTGCCGGGAGCGTTCTGGTCATCAGCCACGATCGCTGGTTTCTGGACCGGATCGCCACCCATATCATGGCCTTTGAAGGAGACAGCCAGGTCACCTTCTTTGACGGCAACTTCACCGAATACGAGGAAGATCGCCGAAAACGACTGGGCAAGGATTCAGACGTTCCGAAACGCATCATCTACCGGAAATTCACCCGCGGATGA
- a CDS encoding argininosuccinate synthase, which produces MEQSIKKVVLAYSGGLDTSVILKWIKQTYSCDVIAFTADLGQGEDLSGVERRALDTGAVKAFVEDLREEFAQDFIFPMMRANAVYEGRYLLGTSIARPLIAKRLVEIARAEGAQAIAHGATGKGNDQVRFELTAAALDKTIRTIAPWREWDLCSRTDCVEYARQHNIPVTVTKDKPYSCDGNLLHLSFEGGELEDPWAEPGPHTYVMCVPPEQAPDRPEVVTLDFEAGNPVALDGEALSPANIMARLNSLGGRHGIGRVDMVESRFVGMKARGVYETPGGTILQAAHRDLEGLTMDRETMRLRDQLMPQYAAMVYNGFWFAPEREALQVFIDKTQERVRGTVRLKLYKGSVTVLGRKSPVSLYNPELATFEKDMVYDQADAAGFIRLNALRLKAWNQ; this is translated from the coding sequence ATGGAACAATCAATCAAGAAAGTCGTTCTGGCCTATTCCGGTGGTCTGGATACTTCCGTCATATTGAAGTGGATCAAGCAGACCTATTCCTGCGACGTGATCGCATTCACCGCTGACCTGGGGCAGGGCGAGGATCTCTCCGGCGTTGAACGCCGAGCCCTGGACACCGGAGCCGTGAAGGCATTTGTCGAGGATCTGCGAGAGGAATTTGCCCAGGACTTCATTTTCCCGATGATGCGGGCCAATGCCGTCTATGAGGGCCGATACCTGCTGGGAACCTCCATTGCCCGGCCGCTGATCGCCAAACGCCTGGTGGAGATCGCCAGGGCCGAAGGCGCCCAGGCTATTGCCCACGGAGCCACGGGAAAGGGCAACGATCAGGTTCGATTCGAGCTGACCGCCGCGGCCCTGGACAAAACCATCCGGACCATCGCCCCATGGAGGGAATGGGATCTGTGCTCGCGCACGGACTGCGTCGAATACGCCAGGCAGCACAACATCCCCGTCACCGTGACCAAGGACAAGCCCTATTCCTGCGACGGCAACCTGCTGCACCTCTCATTTGAAGGCGGCGAACTGGAAGATCCCTGGGCCGAGCCCGGACCGCACACCTATGTCATGTGCGTTCCTCCGGAACAGGCTCCGGATCGGCCGGAAGTCGTGACGCTTGATTTTGAGGCCGGCAATCCGGTTGCACTGGACGGCGAGGCGCTTTCGCCGGCAAATATCATGGCCAGGCTGAACTCCCTCGGCGGGCGGCACGGCATCGGGCGGGTGGACATGGTGGAAAGCCGTTTCGTGGGCATGAAGGCCCGCGGCGTCTACGAGACGCCCGGCGGGACGATTCTGCAGGCGGCCCATCGCGATCTGGAAGGCTTGACCATGGACCGCGAAACCATGCGTCTGCGCGATCAGCTGATGCCCCAGTACGCGGCCATGGTCTACAACGGATTCTGGTTTGCTCCTGAACGTGAAGCTTTGCAGGTCTTCATCGACAAGACCCAGGAGCGGGTTCGGGGTACCGTGCGATTGAAGCTGTACAAGGGGTCCGTGACGGTTCTTGGCCGCAAATCCCCGGTTTCTCTTTACAACCCTGAGTTGGCCACCTTCGAGAAGGACATGGTCTACGATCAGGCCGACGCCGCGGGATTCATCCGCCTCAACGCCTTGCGGCTCAAGGCCTGGAACCAGTGA
- the argF gene encoding ornithine carbamoyltransferase — MARNFLQITDLKRSEAWNMLTRAKEIKASNWRSTLLNGKTIILLFEKASTRTRISFEVAIRALGGNVLFMTNKESQLGRNEPLRDTARVLSRYVQGVVVRTFAQESLEELASVGTIPVINALTDLHHPCQVMSDMLTIFENTPDLPSLKVAWVGDGNNMANSWLHAAMYFPFTLHLAVPKGYEPDSGILQHARESGANVVLTHDPKEAVSEAHYVNTDVWASMGQEDAANERREIFAPFQVNSRLLALAHPECKVLHCLPAKRGEEITDNVLEGESSLVWDQAENRLHMQKALLEWVYDEHHV; from the coding sequence ATGGCACGAAATTTCCTGCAAATAACTGATTTGAAGCGTTCCGAGGCCTGGAACATGTTGACCCGGGCCAAGGAGATCAAGGCCAGCAACTGGCGATCCACCCTTCTGAACGGGAAAACAATAATTCTTTTGTTCGAAAAGGCGTCGACCCGGACCAGGATCTCGTTTGAAGTGGCCATTCGTGCCCTGGGCGGAAACGTCCTGTTCATGACCAACAAGGAATCACAGCTCGGCCGCAATGAGCCCTTGCGGGATACGGCCCGGGTTCTTTCCCGGTATGTTCAAGGCGTCGTGGTGCGCACCTTTGCCCAGGAATCACTGGAAGAATTGGCCTCCGTCGGAACCATCCCGGTCATCAATGCCCTGACCGATCTGCATCATCCCTGCCAGGTGATGAGCGACATGCTGACCATTTTCGAGAATACTCCCGACTTGCCCAGCCTGAAGGTTGCCTGGGTCGGCGACGGCAACAACATGGCCAACTCCTGGCTGCATGCGGCCATGTATTTTCCGTTTACCCTGCATTTGGCCGTGCCCAAGGGGTATGAGCCGGATTCCGGGATATTGCAGCATGCCCGGGAAAGTGGCGCCAACGTTGTCTTGACCCATGATCCGAAGGAGGCCGTCAGCGAGGCCCATTACGTGAACACTGATGTCTGGGCCTCCATGGGCCAGGAAGATGCGGCGAATGAACGTCGGGAAATATTCGCGCCGTTTCAGGTCAATTCCAGGTTGCTGGCTCTGGCCCATCCCGAGTGCAAGGTCCTGCATTGCCTGCCGGCCAAACGCGGAGAGGAAATTACGGACAACGTCCTGGAGGGCGAATCTTCCCTGGTCTGGGACCAGGCCGAAAACCGGCTGCATATGCAAAAGGCCCTCTTGGAATGGGTCTATGACGAGCATCACGTTTAA
- the cbiB gene encoding adenosylcobinamide-phosphate synthase CbiB produces MFWFTIPLIALVLDLWLKDPPHWPHPVRLVGLVLQRMESLARGSRISLRIAGALCTLVMALAAGLLVHLLVSLPVLGWLLALYLSYAGLALGGLLQECRRVTVLLRDKDIPRARAAMAGLVSRDVSELDEDGLRRALAETVSENLNDAFVAPFFYLICLGPAGLWAYKTVSTMDSMWGYKTPQWRELGWAAARTDDVLAFLPARMTALSLLVFARLLGYAGFSWSEVKIVAARTESPNAGWPMSAAALIFQSGMGGPTRYFGSLKAKPWLGPSQNPWTDEKLTGLLRLTIISGLGFSFLALSIIFPIRQFFS; encoded by the coding sequence ATGTTCTGGTTCACCATCCCCCTCATTGCCCTGGTCCTGGATCTTTGGCTCAAAGATCCGCCCCATTGGCCACATCCCGTACGGCTTGTGGGACTGGTGCTGCAACGCATGGAATCCCTTGCCCGCGGCTCGAGGATTTCCCTGCGCATTGCCGGTGCACTCTGCACTTTGGTCATGGCGCTTGCCGCCGGTCTCCTTGTCCACCTGCTTGTTTCCCTGCCCGTCCTGGGCTGGCTCTTGGCCCTGTATCTCAGTTACGCGGGACTGGCCCTGGGAGGCCTGCTTCAGGAGTGCCGCCGGGTCACGGTATTATTGCGCGACAAGGACATTCCGCGGGCCCGTGCGGCCATGGCCGGCCTGGTCAGCCGCGACGTGTCGGAACTGGATGAGGACGGATTGCGCCGCGCCCTGGCCGAAACCGTCAGCGAGAACCTCAATGATGCGTTCGTCGCCCCGTTTTTCTATTTGATCTGCCTTGGTCCAGCCGGACTTTGGGCCTACAAGACCGTGAGCACCATGGACTCCATGTGGGGCTACAAGACCCCGCAATGGCGGGAGCTTGGCTGGGCCGCGGCCCGAACCGATGATGTCCTGGCCTTCCTTCCGGCCAGAATGACCGCCCTGTCGCTTCTGGTCTTTGCCCGTCTACTTGGCTACGCCGGGTTTTCCTGGTCCGAAGTCAAAATCGTCGCCGCACGTACCGAAAGCCCCAACGCGGGATGGCCCATGTCCGCCGCTGCCCTGATTTTCCAGTCCGGCATGGGTGGACCGACCCGGTACTTTGGAAGCCTCAAGGCAAAACCATGGCTTGGCCCATCCCAGAATCCATGGACTGACGAGAAGCTAACCGGACTGCTTCGGCTGACCATCATTTCCGGGCTGGGATTCAGCTTTCTTGCCCTGTCCATCATTTTTCCCATCCGGCAATTTTTTTCTTGA
- a CDS encoding ferredoxin reductase family protein: MNAGLGRIFLYFLVVTLPVWIVTFLGMQGDGLLRDIGRNLGLIGFMILAMQFILAARIKWIEMAFGFDILIRFHKYIALGALCLLILHPVLLAVDGMGWRLLIGLDLPWYVMAGKAALFLVTASVLFSFFQPRLGVKFEKWRLMHDISALAILALIFIHPWYTGSDMHIPALRALWVGVLLLAAATFVYHRFIRPRNLQKRPYLVREVVREAEDVWTVKLVPPKGEVIADYLPGQFHFLTFFRDPALPVEEHHWTISSSPAQKEYLSSTIKAVGDFTATIGQTKPGDTAAVHGSFGRFSYVLHPGDRDLVFLAGGIGITPLMAMLRHMRDTNDSRSVVLLYANKNAERIIFREELASIASGERPRLSVVHVLSKPGSDWTGETGHVDRGKIEKYCGQNLQGKAFYVCGPFQMSETIIATLRKMGVQGKMIRHEIFTFLD; encoded by the coding sequence ATGAACGCGGGACTTGGCAGGATTTTTCTTTACTTCTTGGTGGTCACTCTCCCGGTCTGGATCGTGACCTTCCTGGGGATGCAAGGCGACGGGCTGCTGCGGGACATTGGCCGGAATCTCGGCCTGATCGGATTCATGATTCTGGCCATGCAGTTCATTCTCGCGGCCCGGATCAAATGGATTGAAATGGCCTTCGGATTCGATATCCTGATCCGTTTCCACAAATACATCGCCCTGGGCGCCCTCTGCCTGTTGATCCTCCACCCCGTGCTGCTCGCCGTGGATGGAATGGGATGGCGACTGCTCATTGGACTCGATCTGCCCTGGTATGTCATGGCGGGCAAAGCAGCGCTGTTCCTGGTGACAGCCAGTGTTCTGTTCAGCTTCTTCCAACCCAGGCTCGGTGTGAAATTCGAAAAATGGCGCCTGATGCACGACATTTCGGCTTTGGCCATTCTGGCGCTTATCTTCATCCATCCCTGGTATACCGGCAGCGACATGCATATCCCGGCCTTACGCGCACTGTGGGTCGGCGTACTCCTCCTGGCCGCCGCGACATTTGTCTACCACCGGTTCATCAGGCCGCGGAATCTCCAGAAACGCCCTTACCTGGTTCGGGAGGTGGTGCGGGAGGCGGAAGACGTCTGGACCGTGAAGCTGGTTCCACCCAAGGGAGAAGTCATCGCCGACTACCTGCCGGGCCAGTTTCACTTTCTGACATTCTTCCGGGATCCGGCCCTGCCCGTGGAGGAACACCACTGGACCATTTCGTCCAGCCCGGCCCAAAAAGAATACCTCAGTTCCACCATCAAGGCCGTGGGCGATTTCACCGCGACCATCGGTCAGACCAAACCCGGTGATACCGCGGCTGTCCATGGTTCTTTCGGGCGTTTCTCCTACGTCCTCCACCCCGGGGATCGTGACCTGGTCTTCCTGGCCGGTGGAATCGGCATCACGCCGCTCATGGCCATGCTCCGGCATATGCGGGACACCAACGATTCCCGCTCGGTGGTGCTGCTCTACGCGAACAAAAACGCGGAGCGGATTATCTTCCGCGAAGAACTGGCTTCAATAGCCTCCGGAGAACGCCCCCGCCTGAGCGTGGTGCATGTCCTCAGCAAGCCGGGAAGCGATTGGACGGGCGAGACCGGTCATGTGGACCGGGGGAAAATCGAAAAATATTGCGGGCAGAACCTGCAGGGTAAAGCGTTCTATGTCTGCGGCCCGTTTCAGATGTCCGAGACGATCATTGCGACCCTTCGCAAGATGGGTGTACAGGGCAAGATGATCCGTCACGAAATCTTCACCTTTCTCGACTGA
- a CDS encoding HU family DNA-binding protein codes for MTKADLVGKVANKAGMTKASAENAINAFIDSVEEILAADGKLTLTGFGTFEVQERKERTGRNPRTGDEIKIPASKVVKFRPGKLLKDSIN; via the coding sequence ATGACAAAGGCGGATTTGGTAGGAAAGGTTGCGAACAAGGCCGGGATGACGAAAGCGAGCGCGGAGAACGCCATCAATGCCTTCATTGATTCCGTTGAAGAGATTTTGGCTGCTGATGGAAAGTTGACCTTGACGGGTTTCGGCACCTTCGAGGTTCAGGAACGCAAGGAACGTACCGGTCGCAACCCTCGGACCGGCGATGAAATCAAGATCCCGGCCAGCAAGGTTGTCAAATTCCGCCCCGGAAAACTGCTCAAGGACTCCATTAACTAA
- a CDS encoding LOG family protein, which yields MTGKDKATLFPSAHEDAESADQHPSTPQTESAAYRLAFLDQDFILQDELRPVRLQLELLKPEMLMQQHRIESTVVIFGSARLLDTESATALHELAREQAELLPEDPSAQAALKVAERALDNSRYYEEARKLSRIISENCQHEDKITHVVITGGGPGIMEAANRGATEAAAKSIGLNIVLPHEQAPNLYIPPELCFQFHYFAIRKMHFLIRARALVVFPGGFGTLDELFDALTLIQTKKIAPMPVLLFGSRFWKRVINFDALVEEGTISAHDLHLFEYVETAEQAWECIARFDNLGPKSDA from the coding sequence ATGACCGGCAAGGATAAGGCGACTCTTTTTCCCTCGGCTCACGAAGATGCTGAATCAGCTGACCAGCACCCTTCAACTCCTCAAACCGAATCAGCTGCATACCGTCTGGCGTTTCTGGATCAGGACTTCATTTTGCAGGATGAGTTGCGCCCGGTTCGCCTGCAGTTGGAATTGCTCAAGCCGGAAATGTTGATGCAGCAACACCGCATCGAATCAACGGTGGTCATCTTCGGCAGTGCGCGGTTGCTGGACACGGAAAGCGCAACCGCTCTGCATGAGCTGGCCCGGGAGCAGGCCGAACTCCTGCCGGAGGATCCGTCCGCACAGGCCGCGCTGAAAGTGGCTGAGCGCGCCTTGGATAACAGCCGGTACTATGAAGAGGCGCGAAAACTTTCCAGAATCATCTCTGAAAACTGCCAGCACGAGGACAAAATCACGCATGTGGTCATCACCGGCGGCGGCCCCGGAATCATGGAAGCCGCGAATCGTGGTGCAACCGAGGCCGCCGCCAAGAGCATCGGCCTGAACATAGTTCTGCCCCACGAACAGGCACCCAACCTGTATATCCCACCGGAACTCTGCTTCCAGTTCCATTATTTCGCGATCCGCAAAATGCATTTCTTGATCCGAGCCAGGGCTCTGGTGGTCTTCCCCGGGGGATTCGGCACGCTGGACGAACTATTCGATGCCTTGACCCTGATCCAGACAAAAAAGATCGCCCCCATGCCCGTTCTGCTTTTCGGTTCGCGCTTCTGGAAGAGAGTAATCAATTTCGACGCGCTTGTTGAGGAAGGAACCATTTCGGCGCATGATCTCCATCTTTTTGAATATGTGGAAACAGCCGAACAGGCCTGGGAGTGCATAGCCCGGTTTGATAATCTGGGACCAAAAAGCGATGCATGA